From a region of the Drosophila ananassae strain 14024-0371.13 chromosome XL, ASM1763931v2, whole genome shotgun sequence genome:
- the LOC116655361 gene encoding LOW QUALITY PROTEIN: hormone receptor 4-like (The sequence of the model RefSeq protein was modified relative to this genomic sequence to represent the inferred CDS: substituted 1 base at 1 genomic stop codon): MNATNQPLILEPKATDAATTPAAVAAAATVEVATAATAATSIDVADATSEAAATSVDNNCLCERSSGVSGGGTGGLQNGHNGQHNNNNNNNNNNHGSGNNNNNSHSNDDERNDDDRKDREQDQEEEEEDDDKERAESEPQDVKDVLTIIKTPLNKTLLKKCNTNGSLLMPHSNNNNNIRNNNNNNNNNNNINNNINNNNDLDTGLQSGNSNDHHHHIYHHHHHHYHHHNAAGREGVGGGGGGGEDATSSSASASAPMIKTEVQEQQDTNDNQTTGATGHATSATCNPSKCNKCNAHNNNSNNNNNNNINTISNNNNNSNTNNNNNIHYNNYNNYYKKKSRMPPICRIMTLSRGPYSELDKMSLFQDLKLKRRKIDSRCSSDGESIADTSTSSPDLLAPMSPKLCDSGGGGSVASAAAAAAAAAAAASGASNLPLPLLPMALTLPLPLPLPLQPVAVSQPSAVTVSLAAVVAAVPEGGAGAGSRAGSGQVAGTGTSVTASGGGGGGGGTCISTTSPTSSTTAAAATSSTSSLSSTSSSSSSSSSSSSSSSSSSPSGAAAATTGGGVAGSGGATVVATSCPASSSSSSSNSKSHISNIKQELTEIHSSSSAISAAAASSVMSPPPVEPPAESGSGSGSREQGIAAAGPKDEHQNNGNGSGSGSSSRASPDSLQEKPSTTTTTTTTPGRLNATPTNGVVSGVGGVGGVGGSGETGMSVIRSVKEERLLSVSSKMLAFHQQREQETKAAAAAAAAAAAAAAAAAGHVTVLVTPSRIKSEPPPPASPSSTSTNPRDRDRERERERERERERDRERDRERDREREREREREREREREREQSISSSMRLSGSPASPHLGATIVQTHHLHQQLTQPLTLRKSSPPTEHLLSQSMQHLTQQQQLHLHHLLGQQQQQQQQQQQQQQQQHSPHALVRVKKEPNAVQRHLSPHHHQQQQPQQTTHLQQQQQQQQQQQQHPQHHLQQQQQQHHHQQQQHHAQQQQQQQQQQQQHHQQQQQQQPQALALMHPASLALRNSNRDAAIFLRVKSEVHQQVAVGLPHLMQSAGGAAAAAAAAVAAQRMVCFTNARINGVKPEVIGGPLGNLRPVGVGGGQGPGGGSVQCPSPHPSSSSSSSQLSPQTPSQTPPRGTPTVIMGESCGVRTMVWGYEPPPPSLQHPGQHPQQSPQQQQQSQQQQHQQHQQQQQQQQQQQSPHHQQQHCLSSPSTGSLTPSSSGGGGGGGNGGVGPLTPSSVTPQNNEEAAQLLLSLGQTRIQDMRARPHPFRTPHALNMERLWAGDYSQLPPGQLQALNLSAQQQQWGSSNSTGLGGAAGLGVIGRVGGGVGGGVGGGGVGALEAPHEPTDEDEQPLVCMICEDKATGLHYGIITCEGCKGFFKRTVQNRRVYTCVADGTCEITKAQRNRCQYCRFKKCIEQGMVLQAVREDRMPGGRNSGAVYNLYKVKYKKHKKTNQKQQQQQAAQQQQQAAAQQQQQQHQQQQQHQQHQQLQQQQHPQLHSPLHHHSHHPSHHPQQQHHPQLSPHHLLSPQQQQLAAAVAAAAQHQQQQQQLQQQQQAKMVDMKPMFLGPVLKTEVLQAPMHSPAQHQQQQQQQHQQQQQQQAQQQLMSSPHQQQQQQQNHQSGASGNGNGAGGGGGGGGGGAQLPPHLMNGTILKTALTNPSEIVHLRHRLDSAVSSSKDRQISYEHALSMIQTLIDCDAMEDIATLPHFSEFLEDKSEISEKLCNIGDSIVHKLVSWTKKLPFYLEIPVEIHTKLLTDKWHEILILTTAAYQALHGKRRGGGDSAGSRHGSPANTPMATPTATPMQSPAQPLHKDDPEFVSEVNSHLSTLQTCLTTLMGQPIAMEQLKLDVGHMVDKMTQITIMFRRIKLKMEEYVCLKVYILLNKAEVELESIQERYVQVLRSYLQNSSPQNPQARLSELLSHIPEIQAAASLLLESKMFYVPFVLNSASIRXQMLEHGLLPHQPPPIPGGAGGGAAATPSPQTPPPPPPPPATHQQLGSVHNPISLTIPHRRIRQQQQQQQQLAQKLPKIKIEIGAQDQSLKREEEQQEQELVEEQQQPTSRSTSILKTSLLSGAAATLATLTAAAEQIARDTARDYSQSSGSNMAGSGGVGGGATTGGSNSHSLEESKRLDHQQQQQQQQQQQYTSILHTALMSQRSMPPATTTSTTVATTTISNNNKTVATTSPTPAHVLKTAVTLASLSEIATARQQQQQQQQKLLLQQQQQQQQQQQQQQQQQQQQQQLKLPRRIINFSSNSRVVVAGTGSGAGVVGMATGGGATHTETHILNRHRQNQNHNQNQNQNPMANVAGGRTTSLRLLNGNCTGRLLQATGRATSATTLATLATPATPATVATRTVATVATTTTGGNTCNMQTQTDDDDEDDGDAMSLNVIPQNTTATVSATTTATATVTATATTNTTILNALSKSSKTFKTSSSISFATTATLQHQQQQQQQQQQQQQPQWTGATGVATTIHQQSLPQQQQQKQLSIKTTTTTTSRTNRTATTQQQQQHNNLNIINNINNNNNYIEHGTATTTTLTVTATATPSTVTVTATPIPTTLTTTTTTPNHAPPATSASVTVVVFKTMLPDD; this comes from the exons ATGAATGCCACCAACCAGCCCCTGATCCTCGAGCCCAAGGCCACAGATGCGGcaacaacaccagcagcagtagcagcagcagcaacagtggaagtagcaacagcagcaacagcagcaacatcaataGATGTTGCAGATGCAAcatcagaagcagcagcaacatcggtGGATAACAACTGCCTGTGCGAGAGATCTTCAGGAGTTAGTGGAGGAGGTACTGGAGGATTACAAAATGGTCACAATGGGcaacacaacaacaataacaacaacaacaacaacaatcatggcagtggcaacaacaacaacaatagtcACTCGAATGATGATGAACGAAATGATGATGATCGGAAAGATCGGGAGCAGGatcaggaggaggaggaggaggatgatgATAAGGAGAGAGCGGAGAGTGAGCCGCAGGATGTCAAGGATGTGCTGACAATTATTAAGACTCCTTTAAATAAAACACTCTTGAAGAAGTGCAACACCAATGGCAGCTTGTTGATGCcacacagcaacaacaataataatatacgaaacaacaacaataataataataataataataatattaataataatattaataataataatgatttGGATACCGGTTTGCAAAGCGGAAATAGCAatgatcatcatcatcatatataccatcatcatcatcatcactaTCATCATCATAATGCGGCAGGAAGAGAAGGAGTAggcggtggaggaggagggggAGAGGATGCCACATCctcatccgcatccgcatccgcaccAATGATAAAAACTGAAGTCCAGGAGCAACAGGATACCAATGACAATCAAACGACAGGAGCAACAGGACATGCAACATCTGCAACATGCAATCCCAGCAAGTGCAACAAGTGCAATGCACACAACAataatagcaacaacaacaataataataatattaataccataagcaacaacaacaacaacagtaatacaaacaacaacaacaatatacATTacaacaattataataattattataagaAAAAGTCTCGTATGCCGCCCATTTGCC GAATTATGACACTGAGCCGTGGCCCGTACAGCGAGCTCGATAAAATGAGCCTTTTTCAAGACCTCAAACTCAAACGGCGGAAAATCGATTCGCGATGCAGTAGCGACGGCGAGTCCATCGCGGACACGTCCACCTCCTCCCCGGATCTCCTTGCCCCCATGTCGCCCAAACTCTGCGATAGTGGCGGTGGCGGTTCAGTGGCatccgcagcagcagcagcggcggcagcggcggcagcagcatctGGGGCAAGTaatctgccactgccacttctaCCAATGGCATTgacgctgccactgccactgccgctgcccCTGCAACCTGTTGCAGTTAGCCAGCCATCGGCGGTGACCGTTTCCCTGGCAGCGGTTGTGGCCGCTGTGCCCGAGGgaggagccggagccggatcCAGAGCTGGATCTGGACAAGTAGCTGGAACTGGGACATCGGTGACGGCTTCaggtggtggcggtggtggtggggggACATGCATCTCCACCACTTCACCCACATCCTCGACAACGGCGGCAGCCGCCACCTCGTCCACCTCCTCCCTgtcctccacctcctcgtcgtcgtcgtcctcgtcgtcgtcatcctcctcctcgtcctcgtcatcGCCCTCGGGAGCAGCTGCCGCCACAACAGGAGGTGGAGTAGCTGGCAGTGGGGGAGCCACAGTGGTGGCCACATCCTGtccagccagcagcagcagcagcagcagcaactcgAAGAGCCACATCAGCAACATCAAGCAAGAGCTAACGGAGATCCATTCCTCGAGCAGTGCGATCTCGGCGGCAGCCGCCTCCTCAGTGATGTCCCCGCCGCCCGTTGAACCTCCCGCGGAGTCGGGATCCGGATCAGGATCCAGGGAGCAGGGAATAGCAGCCGCAGGACCGAAGGACGAACACCAAAATAATGGCAATGGCAGTGGTAGTGGCAGCAGCAGTCGTGCCTCGCCAGACTCCCTCCAGGAGAAGCCctcgacaacaacaacaacaacaacgactcCGGGACGTCTCAATGCCACGCCCACCAACGGAGTGGTCAGCGGCGTGGGCGGAGTAGGAGGAGTGGGAGGCTCTGGTGAGACCGGAATGAGTGTGATACGATCCGTGAAGGAGGAGCGACTGCTGAGCGTGTCCAGCAAGATGCTGGCCTTCCATCAGCAGCGGGAACAGGAGACCaaagcagcggcagcggcagcagcagcagcagcagcggcggcagcggcagcggcgggACATGTAACGGTTCTAGTGACGCCCTCGAGAATCAAATCGGAGCCACCGCCCCCAGCCTCGCCCTCGTCGACGTCCACGAATCCCcgggatcgggatcgggaGCGGGAGCGTGAGAGGGAAAGAGAAAGGGAAAGGGACCGAGAAAGAGATAGAGAACGGgacagagaaagagagagggagagggagagggagcgAGAAAGGGAGCGGGAGAGGGAGCAAAGTATTAGCTCATCCATGCGTCTGAGTGGAAGTCCTGCGTCACCACATCTGGGTGCCACCATCGTCCAGACCCATCACCTCCACCAGCAACTCACCCAGCCCCTGACCCTCCGGAAGAGCAGTCCGCCCACGGAGCACCTGCTCAGTCAGTCCATGCAACACCTgacgcagcagcagcaactgcactTGCACCACCTCCtcggccagcagcagcagcagcagcagcaacagcaacagcagcagcagcagcaacactcGCCACATGCTCTGGTGCGAGTGAAGAAGGAACCGAATGCGGTCCAGAGGCATCTATCGCCACATcaccaccagcaacagcaaccacAACAGACCACAcacctgcagcagcagcagcaacagcaacagcaacagcagcagcatccgCAGCATCatctgcagcagcaacagcaacagcaccaccaccagcaacaacaacaccatgcccagcagcagcaacagcaacagcagcagcagcagcaacaccaccagcagcaacaacagcagcagccgcaggcTCTGGCCTTGATGCATCCGGCATCGCTGGCCTTGAGGAACAGCAACCGGGACGCGGCCATCTTCTTGCGGGTGAAGAGCGAGGTGCACCAACAGGTGGCCGTCGGGCTGCCGCATCTGATGCAGTCGGCCGGtggggcagcagcagcagcagccgccgcaGTGGCGGCCCAGAGGATGGTCTGCTTCACAAATGCCCGGATCAATGGCGTGAAGCCGGAAGTGATTGGCGGGCCGCTCGGCAATCTGCGGCCAGTGGGCGTGGGCGGTGGGCAGGGACCGGGTGGTGGCTCAGTGCAGTGCCCCTCGCCGCAtccctcgtcctcgtcctcgtcgtcgCAGCTGTCGCCGCAAACCCCCTCGCAGACACCGCCGCGCGGCACACCCACGGTGATTATGGGCGAGAGCTGTGGCGTCCGCACCATGGTCTGGGGCTATGAACCGCCGCCGCCCAGCCTTCAGCATCCCGGCCAGCATCCGCAGCAATCgccgcaacagcagcagcagtcgcagcagcaacagcaccagcagcaccagcagcagcagcagcagcaacagcagcagcaatcgccgcaccaccagcaacagcattGCCTCTCCTCGCCCTCGACCGGCTCCCTGAcgccctcctcctccggcGGGGGTGGTGGCGGCGGGAATGGGGGCGTAGGACCTCTGACCCCCTCGTCAGTTACCCCGCAGAATAACGAAGAGGCCGCCCAGCTGCTGCTGTCCTTGGGCCAGACCCGCATCCAGGACATGCGCGCCCGGCCTCATCCCTTCCGCACACCCCACGCCCTCAACATGGAGCGCCTGTGGGCCGGAGATTACTCCCAGCTGCCGCCCGGACAGCTCCAGGCGCTGAACCTCAGCgcccagcaacagcaatggGGCAGCTCCAACTCCACGGGCCTGGGCGGTGCAGCGGGTCTGGGGGTGATTGGtcgtgtgggtggtggtgtgggtggtggtgtgggtggtggtggtgttggtGCCCTGGAGGCGCCGCACGAGCCCACCGACGAGGATGAGCAGCCGCTCGTGTGCATGATTTGCGAGGACAAGGCCACCGGTCTCCACTACGGCATCATAACATGCGAGGG GTGCAAGGGCTTCTTCAAGCGGACGGTGCAGAACCGGAGGGTCTACACCTGCGTGGCGGATGGCACCTGCGAGATAACCAAAGCACAGCGCAACCGTTGTCAGTATTGTCGTTTTAAGAAGTGCATCGAGCAGGGCATGGTGCTGCAGG CCGTTCGCGAGGATCGTATGCCGGGCGGTCGGAACAGCGGCGCCGTCTACAACCTCTACAAGGTCAAGTACAAGAAGCACAAGAAGACCAaccagaagcagcagcagcagcaggcggcccaacagcagcaacaggctgccgcccagcagcagcagcagcagcaccagcaacagcagcagcatcagcaacaccagcaactgcagcagcaacagcatccGCAACTGCACTCGCCGCTGCATCATCACTCGCACCACCCGTCGCACCAcccgcaacagcaacaccatcCGCAACTGTCGCCGCATCATCTGTTgtcgccgcagcagcagcaactggcCGCCGCTGTGGCAGCAGCCgcccagcaccagcagcagcaacagcaactgcagcagcagcagcaggccaaGATGGTTGACATGAAACCGATGTTCTTGGGCCCAGTTCTCAAGACAGAGGTCCTGCAAGCGCCCATGCACAGTCCTgcccagcaccagcagcagcagcagcagcagcatcagcagcaacagcagcagcaggcgcaGCAGCAACTGATGAGCTCCCcgcaccagcaacagcaacagcaacagaaccACCAATCCGGAGCATCTGGAAATGGCaatggtgctggtggtggcggaggaggaggaggtggtggcgCCCAGTTGCCGCCACATCTGATGAACGGAACGATCCTGAAAACAGCTCTGACCAATCCCAGCGAGATAGTCCATCTGCGACACCGGCTGGACTCGGCGGTTAGCTCCTCGAAGGATCGCCAGATCTCTTACGAGCACGCCCTCTCCATGATCCAGACCCTGATAGACTGCGACGCCATGGAGGATATCGCCACGCTGCCGCACTTCAGTGAGTTCCTCGAGGACAAGTCCGAGATTAGCGAAAAGCTGTGCAACATCGGTGACTCCATCGTCCACAAGCTGGTGTCCTGGACGAAGAAGCTACCGTTCTATCTGGAGATTCCCGTCGAGATCCATACCAAGCTGTTGACGGACAAGTGGCACGAGATCCTGATCCTGACTACGGCCGCCTATCAGGCGTTGCACGGCAAGCGGAGAGGGGGTGGAGATTCAGCTGGAAGTAGGCATGGTTCTCCGGCGAATACGCCTATGGCCACGCCCACAGCCACACCCATGCAATCACCCGCCCAACCGTTGCACAAGGACGATCCGGAGTTCGTCAGTGAGGTGAACTCGCATCTGAGTACGTTGCAAACATGCCTGACGACCCTGATGGGCCAGCCGATCGCCATGGAGCAACTGAAGCTGGACGTGGGTCATATGGTGGACAAGATGACCCAGATCACGATCATGTTCCGGCGCATTAAGCTCAAGATGGAGGAGTATGTGTGCCTGAAGGTCTATATCCTGCTGAACAAAG CAGAAGTGGAACTGGAGAGCATCCAGGAGCGGTATGTCCAGGTGCTGCGCTCCTACCTGCAGAACTCCTCGCCCCAGAATCCCCAGGCGAGGCTCAGTGAGCTTCTCTCCCACATACCAGAG ATCCAAGCGGCTGCCAGTTTGCTCCTCGAAAGTAAGATGTTCTATGTGCCCTTCGTGCTCAACTCGGCGAGCATAAGGTAGCAGATGCTTGAGCACGGCCTGCTGCCCCACCAGCCACCCCCCATTCCCGGAGGAGCTGgtggaggagcagcagcaacaccatcaCCAcaaacaccaccaccaccaccaccaccaccagcaacaCACCAACAACTGGGATCTGTCCACAATCCAATATCGCTAACAATACCACATCGCAGGAtccgacagcagcagcagcagcagcagcagctggcaCAGAAGCTGCCAAAGATTAAGATCGAGATTGGAGCGCAGGATCAGAGCCTTAAGAGGGAGGAGGagcaacaggagcaggagctagtggaggagcagcagcagccgacCTCCAGATCCACGTCCATTTTAAAGACTTCGCTGCTGAGTGGAGCGGCGGCCACATTGGCGACTCTAACAGCGGCTGCTGAGCAGATAGCCAGAGATACTGCCAGGGATTACTCGCAGAGTAGTGGTAGCAACATGGCAGGATCAGGTGGGGTAGGAGGAGGTGCCACAACGGGCGGCAGCAACAGCCACAGTTTAGAAGAGAGCAAAAGACTTGACcatcaacagcagcaacagcaacagcaacagcaacaatataCATCCATACTACACACGGCCTTAATGTCGCAACGTTCAATGCCacctgcaacaacaacatcaacaactgttgcaacaacaaccataagcaacaacaataagacAGTGGCCACCACATCGCCCACACCTGCCCATGTGCTGAAAACAGCAGTTACTTTAGCCAGCCTAAGTGAGATAGCCACTGCccgccagcagcaacagcaacagcaacagaagtTGCtactgcaacagcagcaacagcaacaacagcaacagcagcagcaacaacagcaacagcaacagcagcagcaactgaaACTGCCACGAAGGATTATCAATTTTAGCAGCAATAGTAGAGTGGTTGTTGCAGGAACAGGATCTGGAGCGGGGGTGGTGGGCATGGCAACGGGGGGAGGAGCAACCCATACAGAAACCCATATCCTGAATCGCCATcgtcagaatcagaatcataatcagaatcagaatcagaatccgATGGCGAATG TGGCCGGCGGCAGGACAACGTCGTTGCGTTTGCTTAACGGCAACTGTACAGGCCGACTGTTGCAGGCAACAGGTagagcaacatcagcaacaacatTAGCAACATTAGCAACACcggcaacaccagcaacagtAGCAACACGTACAGTAGCAACAGTAGCAACAACGACCACTGGAGGCAATACATGCAACATGCAGACACAGACCGATGATGACGATGAGGATGATGGCGATGCCATGTCCTTGAATGTCATACCACAAAACACCACTGCCACAGTTAGTGCCACAacaactgccactgccacagttACTGCCACAGCCACAACCAACACCACAATACTGAATGCATTATCAAAATCATCCAAAACATTTAAAACATCATCATCAATTTCAtttgcaacaacagcaaccttgcaacatcagcagcagcaacagcaacagcaacagcagcagcagcaaccacaATGGACTGGAGCAACAGGAGTTGCAACCACAATACACCAGCAATCActgccacaacaacaacaacaaaaacaattatctataaaaacaacaacaacaacaacaagcagaACCAAcagaacagcaacaacacaacaacaacaacaacataacaatttaaatattattaataatattaataataataataattatatagaACATGGCACTGCCACCACTACTACTCTCACTgtcactgccactgccacgccCTCCACTGTAACTGTAACTGCCACGCCCATACCCACAACcctaacaacaacaacaacaacgcccAACCACGCCCCCCCAGCAACCTCAGCTTCTGTTACTGTAGTTGTGTTCAAAACAATGTTACCTGATGACTGA
- the LOC6504658 gene encoding putative GPI-anchor transamidase: MKNMYGKLLWLLVIFVAKCLADGQDTSVLPEGYVDAAQRSTHTNNWAVLVDASRFWFNYRHVANVLSIYRSVKRLGIPDSQIILMIADDMACNARNPRPGQVYNNANQHINVYGDDVEVDYRGYEVTVENFVRLLTGRTQNGTARSKKLLSDAGSNVLIYLTGHGGDGFLKFQDSEEITSQELADGIQQMWEKKRYNELFFMVDTCQAASLYEKFTSPNVLAVASSLVGEDSLSHHVDPSIGVYMIDRYTYYALEFLEKVQPFSKRTIGEFLQVCPKRVCISTVGVRKDLYRRDPHKVPITDFFGAIRPTRVSTDRINVTMANEDDFVTNEKELPFKKPFKIVLESQFPSEFFK; the protein is encoded by the exons ATGAAGAATATGTATGGAAAATTGCTTTGGTTGCTTGTAATCTTTGTGGCCAAGTGCCTGGCCGATGGACAGGACACGTCCGTGCTGCCGGAGGGCTATGTGGACGCGGCCCAGCGCTCTACACACACTAACAACTGGGCGGTGCTGGTGGACGCTTCCCGGTTTTGGTTCAACTACCGGCATGTGGCCAATGTACTCTCCATCTACCGCTCCGTGAAACGATTGGGCATTCCCGACTCCCAGATCATCCTGATGATTGCCGACGACATGGCATGCAATGCCCGGAATCCTCGTCCCGGTCAGGTCTACAACAATGCCAATCAGCACATCAATGTCTACGGCGACGACGTGGAGGTGGACTATCGCGGTTATGAGGTCACCGTGGAGAATTTCGTCCGGCTTCTGACTGGCCGCACCCAGAACGGCACGGCTCGCTCCAAGAAACTCCTCTCCGATGCCGGCAGCAATGTCCTTATCTACCTTACCGGTCACGGTGGCGATGGCTTCCTTAAGTTCCAGGATTCGGAGGAAATCACCAGTCAGGAGCTCGCCGATGGCATTCAGCAGATGTGGGAAAAGAAGCG CTACAACGAACTCTTCTTCATGGTGGACACCTGCCAGGCGGCTTCGCTGTACGAGAAGTTCACCTCACCGAATGTCCTGGCGGTGGCCAGCAGTCTGGTGGGCGAGGATTCGCTATCA CATCATGTGGATCCTTCGATTGGCGTTTATATGATCGATCGTTATACTTACTATGCCCTGGAGTTCCTAGAAAAGGTGCAGCCCTTCAGCAAACGCACTATCGGGGAGTTT CTGCAAGTGTGCCCCAAGAGAGTGTGTATTTCGACGGTGGGCGTTCGGAAGGATCTGTATCGTCGGGATCCACACAAAGTGCCCATTACGGATTTTTTTGGTGCCATCCGACCCACTCGGGTCTCCACCGATCGCATTAATGTCACAATGGCCAACGAAGA TGATTTCGTAACCAACGAGAAGGAGTTGCCTTTTAAAAAACCATTCAAAATCGTTCTTGAGTCACAATTTCCTTCGGAATTTTTCAAAtag